The proteins below come from a single Iocasia fonsfrigidae genomic window:
- a CDS encoding tetratricopeptide repeat protein — protein MKALNFLSLVLIIFVVLLLYNYSCIAKQEISNSEIYNLKGYILLKEGNYKKSIQYFQLAIEKNTHSAIYYNNLGCAYYNIGEYKKAVEDFKLAINLDKNYIKAYYNLSASYFWLGRYFSAIKYYLRAKNIDEDYVNQRLDFDQLEKTIETKMENNPDDKDLKRLYKNLKKYNDK, from the coding sequence ATGAAAGCTTTAAATTTCCTTAGCTTAGTTTTAATTATCTTTGTTGTTTTATTGCTATATAATTACTCTTGTATTGCAAAACAGGAAATATCTAATTCAGAGATATACAATTTAAAGGGATATATTTTATTGAAAGAAGGCAATTATAAAAAGTCAATTCAATATTTCCAATTGGCAATTGAAAAAAATACACATTCAGCAATATATTATAATAATTTAGGTTGTGCTTATTATAATATTGGAGAATATAAAAAGGCTGTGGAAGATTTTAAGTTAGCGATAAACCTGGACAAAAATTATATCAAGGCATATTATAATCTATCTGCCAGTTATTTTTGGCTAGGAAGATATTTTAGTGCTATAAAATATTACTTGAGAGCTAAAAATATAGATGAAGATTATGTTAATCAGCGTTTAGATTTTGATCAGCTTGAAAAAACAATAGAAACTAAGATGGAGAATAATCCTGATGATAAGGATTTAAAAAGATTATATAAAAATTTAAAAAAATATAATGATAAATAG
- a CDS encoding reverse transcriptase domain-containing protein: protein MKIAEHEVFINKGSAGVDGVTVEEFRNNYKMNMLELRRQFMEDRYEAPPVLRAMLPKGDGRERPLGIPTVKDRIAQATVKRIMEQIFEKIFCDCSYGFRPGRSQIDAINKIEEYKEQGYKWVLDADIKGYFDNIDHNLLMEFIISNLGW, encoded by the coding sequence ATGAAGATAGCGGAACATGAAGTATTCATCAATAAAGGTAGTGCAGGAGTTGATGGAGTAACAGTAGAAGAGTTCAGAAACAACTACAAGATGAACATGCTGGAACTTCGCAGACAATTCATGGAGGATAGATATGAGGCACCGCCTGTCTTACGAGCAATGCTCCCTAAGGGAGATGGAAGAGAAAGACCTCTAGGAATACCCACAGTAAAAGACAGAATAGCACAAGCAACAGTGAAGAGAATAATGGAACAGATATTCGAAAAGATATTCTGTGATTGTTCCTATGGCTTTAGACCAGGGCGTTCACAGATAGATGCCATAAACAAAATCGAGGAATACAAAGAACAGGGATATAAGTGGGTATTAGATGCAGATATCAAAGGATACTTTGATAATATAGACCACAATCTTTTAATGGAGTTCATAATATCAAACCTGGGATGGTGA
- a CDS encoding methyl-accepting chemotaxis protein, whose translation MRESIFIKLFIAFMLIAVLIAVQGFLSNYFFRQNDALEKELTVAHNRQIDFAEMEIDHFIWMSKLYDMFAGGSIPGRVNTFEECNLGQWYYSSQPTEYNREEFEALEKPHQRLHKSSREVVDLFKSGNREEAIKLFRKQTVLAVNEVQKHLNSLNELEGQRVLRLEEEMEVLDERINRILLFSTIIMFVLSLIMSLILSKTVSKPIIDIITIAQKVESGDLTKRVDINRKDEIGTLAQAFNNMVDRLREMVINIEVETEKLLAASSYLRSSSSETGHTAEEIASSIMQVAEGNDDTSAQIDTLENISQQLEKGSKELNKNVESSFEVARGSETAAKKGKESTEKAVQQLARVRETVNTAGRVIKKLAKHSQEIGTMVELIEGISSQTNLLALNAAIEAARAGEDGRGFAVVAEEVRELAEESADAAGQIRGLIGDIQEETRLTIKSMEANDHEVEKQVEIIDDVGNSLDNIVSYVQRTREEVEEIQEFASSLYHDNIRIGEIIDSIAAAAEENAASSQEVSAYAQEQSDVMEEVAASADKLDNMVNELEGLIKEFKTREE comes from the coding sequence ATGAGGGAGTCAATATTTATTAAATTATTTATTGCTTTTATGTTAATTGCAGTCTTAATTGCAGTTCAGGGCTTTCTCTCTAATTATTTTTTTCGTCAAAATGATGCCCTTGAGAAAGAACTAACTGTAGCCCATAACAGACAGATAGATTTTGCAGAAATGGAAATTGATCATTTTATCTGGATGTCTAAGCTTTATGATATGTTTGCTGGTGGTTCTATTCCAGGAAGAGTTAATACTTTTGAGGAGTGTAATCTGGGTCAGTGGTACTATTCATCTCAGCCAACAGAGTATAATAGAGAAGAATTTGAGGCTTTAGAGAAACCACATCAAAGATTACATAAAAGCTCCAGAGAAGTAGTTGATCTATTTAAATCAGGTAATAGAGAAGAGGCTATAAAACTATTCCGCAAGCAAACAGTACTGGCAGTAAATGAGGTGCAGAAACACCTTAATTCACTCAATGAGCTAGAAGGGCAGCGTGTTTTAAGGCTTGAAGAGGAGATGGAGGTTCTTGATGAGAGAATAAATAGAATCCTTCTTTTTTCAACAATTATTATGTTTGTTTTATCTCTAATAATGTCTCTTATATTAAGTAAGACAGTTTCTAAACCTATTATTGATATAATTACAATAGCCCAGAAGGTAGAATCTGGCGATCTGACCAAACGTGTTGATATTAACCGTAAGGATGAAATAGGTACACTGGCTCAGGCTTTTAATAATATGGTGGATCGCTTAAGAGAGATGGTTATAAATATTGAGGTGGAGACAGAAAAACTGCTGGCTGCCAGTTCATATCTAAGGAGCTCTTCCAGTGAGACAGGTCATACGGCTGAAGAAATAGCCAGTAGTATAATGCAGGTTGCTGAAGGGAATGATGATACTTCTGCCCAGATAGATACCCTTGAAAATATATCACAGCAATTAGAAAAAGGTAGTAAGGAGTTAAATAAAAATGTTGAATCTTCATTTGAGGTAGCCAGAGGTTCTGAGACTGCAGCTAAAAAAGGTAAGGAATCGACAGAAAAAGCTGTTCAACAGTTAGCCAGGGTAAGGGAGACAGTCAATACTGCTGGTAGGGTGATTAAGAAACTTGCTAAACACTCACAGGAGATAGGTACTATGGTAGAACTTATAGAAGGTATATCATCCCAAACTAATCTTCTAGCTTTAAATGCAGCAATTGAAGCAGCCAGGGCCGGTGAGGACGGCAGGGGATTTGCGGTAGTGGCTGAGGAAGTAAGGGAGCTGGCCGAGGAATCTGCTGATGCTGCTGGTCAGATCAGGGGTTTAATTGGGGATATTCAAGAAGAGACAAGATTGACAATTAAATCTATGGAGGCTAATGACCATGAAGTAGAAAAGCAGGTAGAAATAATTGATGATGTAGGGAATTCTCTAGATAATATTGTCTCATATGTTCAGCGGACAAGAGAAGAAGTTGAAGAGATACAGGAATTTGCTTCTAGTCTTTACCATGATAATATTAGAATAGGGGAAATAATTGATTCTATAGCTGCTGCAGCTGAAGAAAATGCTGCAAGTTCACAGGAAGTATCTGCTTATGCTCAAGAACAAAGTGATGTTATGGAAGAGGTAGCTGCCTCAGCAGATAAGCTTGATAATATGGTAAATGAACTAGAAGGTCTAATTAAAGAATTTAAAACCAGGGAGGAATAA
- the ilvD gene encoding dihydroxy-acid dehydratase: protein MELNLRRFIQEGINLLSENAKSGMERAPHRSLLRANGLSDREINKPWVGVVNSFNEIIPGHNHLRKITDAVKQGVIEGGGTPFEFPTIGVCDGIAMNHQGMKYSLPSRELIADSIEIMAKGHQFDALVMVPNCDKIVPGMLMAAGRLNIPTVIVSGGPMMAGHWKGKRVDLKTVFEGVGAVAAGKMEEEELRDLELYACPGSGSCSGMFTANTMNCITEALGMGLPGNGTIPAVMGSRIALARKAGLQVMELLEKDIRPRDIIVRESVENAIAVDMALGGSTNTVLHIPAVAHAAGVEIDLNLFDRISRQIPHLCSMSPGGEHFIEDLYYAGGIQAVMKVLAEADKLNLDLITVTGTDLRANLAEAEVKDEEVIRPYNNPYHQEGGLAILKGNLAPRGSVVKQSAVADEMMQHTGPARVFDSEEEANELIMAGKIVEGDVVVIRYEGPQGGPGMREMLSPTSALAGMGLDKSVALLTDGRFSGASRGSSIGHISPEAASKGPIAAVKEGDIIEIDIPARSLNLKISDEELKERIANLKEVKSKVEDGYLVRYSESVDSADTGAVFKR, encoded by the coding sequence ATGGAATTAAATTTAAGGAGATTTATTCAGGAGGGGATAAATTTGTTAAGTGAAAATGCTAAATCAGGTATGGAAAGGGCACCACATCGTTCACTACTACGTGCCAACGGCTTATCAGACAGGGAGATTAATAAACCCTGGGTTGGTGTTGTGAATTCCTTTAATGAGATTATTCCAGGACATAATCACTTGCGTAAGATTACTGATGCTGTTAAACAGGGGGTAATTGAGGGAGGAGGAACACCTTTTGAGTTCCCTACAATTGGTGTCTGTGATGGGATTGCCATGAATCATCAGGGGATGAAGTATTCCCTTCCTAGTCGTGAGTTGATTGCCGATTCAATTGAAATTATGGCTAAGGGACATCAGTTTGATGCCCTGGTTATGGTACCTAATTGTGACAAGATTGTACCAGGTATGTTAATGGCAGCTGGTCGTTTAAATATTCCTACAGTTATTGTCAGTGGTGGTCCTATGATGGCTGGTCACTGGAAGGGTAAGAGAGTTGATTTAAAGACTGTTTTTGAGGGTGTTGGTGCTGTTGCAGCAGGTAAAATGGAAGAAGAAGAGTTAAGGGATTTAGAGTTATATGCCTGTCCAGGCTCTGGAAGCTGTTCTGGTATGTTTACAGCTAATACCATGAACTGTATTACTGAGGCCTTAGGTATGGGTCTGCCTGGTAATGGTACGATTCCGGCAGTTATGGGTTCCAGGATTGCCCTGGCCCGCAAGGCAGGCTTACAGGTAATGGAGCTTCTCGAAAAGGATATCCGTCCGCGAGATATTATTGTGCGTGAGAGTGTTGAAAATGCAATTGCAGTAGATATGGCCCTGGGTGGGTCAACCAATACGGTACTCCATATCCCAGCAGTAGCCCATGCAGCTGGTGTGGAGATAGACCTGAACCTTTTTGATAGAATAAGCCGCCAGATACCACACCTATGTAGTATGAGTCCTGGTGGGGAACACTTTATTGAAGACCTTTACTATGCTGGTGGTATACAGGCAGTTATGAAAGTTCTTGCTGAGGCAGATAAACTGAACCTGGATCTTATAACAGTAACAGGTACTGACTTGAGGGCAAACCTGGCAGAAGCAGAGGTAAAGGATGAAGAGGTAATTAGACCCTATAATAATCCCTATCACCAGGAAGGAGGACTGGCTATCCTGAAGGGTAATCTTGCTCCCAGGGGTAGTGTAGTAAAACAATCTGCTGTAGCAGATGAGATGATGCAGCATACTGGACCGGCCAGAGTTTTTGACTCTGAAGAAGAAGCCAATGAGCTTATTATGGCAGGCAAGATAGTAGAGGGTGATGTTGTAGTTATTCGTTATGAGGGTCCCCAGGGCGGTCCCGGGATGAGAGAGATGTTAAGTCCAACCTCAGCTCTGGCCGGAATGGGCTTAGATAAGAGTGTTGCTTTGCTAACTGATGGACGTTTTTCTGGTGCTTCAAGGGGTTCATCTATTGGTCATATTTCACCTGAAGCTGCCAGTAAAGGCCCGATTGCGGCTGTAAAAGAAGGCGACATTATTGAAATTGATATCCCTGCCCGTTCATTAAACCTTAAAATATCTGATGAAGAACTAAAAGAGAGAATAGCTAATCTGAAGGAAGTTAAATCCAAGGTGGAAGATGGATATTTGGTTAGATACAGTGAATCTGTTGATTCAGCTGATACAGGTGCTGTTTTTAAAAGGTAG
- the zupT gene encoding zinc transporter ZupT, which translates to MITITMKDVVEISNLFMAFLLTLFAGLATGIGSFLAFFTKKSNASFLSISLGFSAGVMIYVSFVEILVKSQEALVNYYGSSAGEWVTVLSFFLGILIIGLIDKLVPELENPHEPVSDKNLTIIKEDSLNDKIELQRMGMFSALAIAIHNFPEGLATFASALSDPALGLSIAIAIAIHNIPEGISVSVPLYYATGNKKKAFVYSFLSGLAEPAGAVIGYFIFSFFFNDLVFGVLFGVVAGIMVYISIDELLPTSRKYGKEHQEIYGFIAGMAVMALSLLLF; encoded by the coding sequence ATGATTACTATTACAATGAAGGATGTGGTAGAAATCAGCAATTTATTTATGGCGTTTTTATTAACATTATTTGCTGGTTTAGCAACCGGAATAGGTAGTTTTTTGGCTTTTTTTACCAAAAAAAGCAATGCTTCTTTCTTATCAATCTCTTTAGGCTTTTCAGCAGGGGTAATGATCTATGTCTCTTTTGTTGAGATATTAGTTAAATCCCAGGAGGCATTAGTTAACTATTATGGTAGTAGTGCTGGTGAATGGGTGACTGTTTTATCATTTTTTCTAGGAATACTAATTATAGGTTTAATAGATAAATTAGTACCTGAGTTAGAAAATCCCCATGAGCCTGTATCTGATAAAAACCTGACCATTATAAAAGAGGACAGCCTGAATGATAAAATTGAGTTACAGAGAATGGGGATGTTTTCGGCACTGGCTATTGCTATTCATAATTTTCCCGAGGGTTTAGCTACCTTTGCTTCGGCTTTATCAGACCCAGCCCTGGGACTGTCAATTGCCATAGCTATTGCTATCCATAATATACCAGAAGGTATCTCAGTTTCTGTCCCACTCTATTATGCTACAGGGAATAAGAAAAAGGCCTTTGTTTATTCATTTTTATCTGGTCTTGCAGAACCGGCCGGGGCTGTTATTGGTTATTTTATTTTTAGTTTTTTCTTTAATGATTTAGTATTTGGTGTTTTATTTGGAGTAGTTGCTGGTATTATGGTCTATATATCTATTGATGAATTATTACCTACTTCCAGGAAATATGGTAAAGAACATCAGGAAATTTATGGTTTTATTGCTGGTATGGCCGTTATGGCTTTAAGTCTTTTATTATTTTAA
- the rbr gene encoding rubrerythrin, which translates to MTELKGSKTEANLLKSFAGESQARSRYKFFASKASKEGYKQIEAIFLETARNEKEHAERFFKFLEGGMVEITAEYPAGVIGRTEENLEAAAAGENEEYTELYPEFAQVAEEEGFSEIAAAFRKIAEVEAEHEKRYLKLLSNLREGRVFKREEVVRWKCGNCGYVHEGKEAPQKCPACLHDQKYFELKENNY; encoded by the coding sequence ATGACAGAGCTAAAAGGTAGTAAAACAGAAGCTAACTTATTGAAGTCATTTGCCGGGGAGTCACAGGCCAGAAGCAGGTATAAATTCTTTGCTTCTAAAGCCAGTAAAGAGGGTTATAAACAGATAGAGGCTATTTTCCTGGAGACAGCCCGGAATGAAAAGGAACATGCTGAGCGTTTCTTTAAATTTTTAGAAGGTGGTATGGTGGAAATAACTGCTGAGTATCCAGCAGGGGTTATTGGTAGAACTGAGGAGAATCTTGAGGCTGCAGCAGCAGGTGAAAATGAGGAGTATACTGAGTTATATCCTGAGTTTGCCCAGGTTGCTGAGGAAGAAGGGTTTTCGGAGATAGCTGCTGCTTTTAGAAAAATAGCAGAGGTAGAGGCCGAACATGAAAAACGCTATTTAAAGTTATTAAGTAATTTAAGAGAAGGCCGGGTATTTAAGAGGGAAGAAGTGGTCCGTTGGAAATGTGGCAATTGCGGTTATGTCCATGAAGGCAAAGAGGCTCCTCAAAAGTGTCCAGCCTGTCTTCATGACCAGAAATACTTTGAGTTAAAGGAAAATAATTATTAA
- a CDS encoding acyl-CoA dehydrogenase, which yields MDFNLTEEQEMIRKVVRDFAQKEVEPIAAEIDETKEFPRENVNKMGRADMLGVPFPQEYGGAGADTLSYVLTVEELSYACATHGVICSAHTSLGSHPIFKYGTKEQKEKYLIPLAKGEKLGAFALTEPNAGTDASGLKTTAKLDGDSYILNGNKIFITNAGQADIFVIMAMTDQSKGSRGISAFIVERTTPGFSVGKKENKMGINASDTRELIFKDCRIPKENLLGKEGQGFKIAMATLDGGRIGIAAQALGIASRALDESTTYLKEREQFGRPLAKFQGLQWMVAEMATKVEAARNLVYKAAVTKDSGKRFSVEAAMAKYFASEAAMEVTTKAVQLHGGYGYMKDYPVERLMRDAKITEIYEGTTEVQKMVIAGSLLR from the coding sequence ATGGATTTTAATTTGACAGAAGAACAAGAAATGATCAGGAAAGTTGTACGGGATTTTGCCCAAAAGGAGGTTGAGCCCATTGCAGCGGAGATAGATGAAACAAAGGAATTTCCGCGGGAAAATGTTAACAAGATGGGCAGGGCTGATATGTTAGGGGTTCCTTTTCCCCAGGAATACGGTGGGGCCGGGGCTGATACCTTAAGCTATGTACTTACAGTGGAGGAATTATCTTACGCCTGTGCTACCCATGGAGTCATCTGTTCTGCCCATACTTCATTAGGTAGTCATCCTATCTTTAAATATGGGACTAAAGAGCAGAAGGAAAAATATCTGATACCTCTGGCTAAAGGGGAAAAACTGGGGGCTTTTGCTCTGACTGAACCCAATGCAGGGACAGATGCCAGTGGACTGAAAACTACTGCTAAACTGGATGGGGATAGTTATATTTTAAATGGGAATAAGATATTTATTACTAATGCAGGCCAGGCCGATATTTTTGTCATTATGGCTATGACTGATCAAAGTAAGGGTAGCAGGGGGATCAGTGCTTTTATTGTAGAGAGGACTACCCCTGGTTTTAGTGTAGGGAAAAAGGAGAATAAAATGGGGATTAATGCCTCAGATACCAGGGAATTAATCTTTAAGGACTGTCGAATACCTAAAGAGAATTTACTGGGAAAAGAGGGGCAGGGCTTTAAGATTGCCATGGCTACTCTTGATGGAGGTAGGATTGGTATTGCCGCCCAGGCTTTGGGGATTGCCAGCCGGGCTTTGGATGAATCTACTACTTATTTAAAAGAAAGAGAACAATTTGGGCGTCCTCTAGCTAAATTTCAGGGTCTGCAGTGGATGGTAGCTGAAATGGCTACTAAGGTAGAGGCAGCCCGAAATTTAGTCTATAAGGCTGCTGTGACCAAGGATTCAGGCAAGAGATTTTCTGTAGAGGCTGCTATGGCTAAATACTTTGCCTCAGAAGCAGCTATGGAAGTAACAACTAAGGCAGTACAACTCCATGGAGGATATGGTTATATGAAGGATTATCCTGTAGAGAGATTAATGCGTGATGCTAAAATTACAGAAATATATGAAGGTACAACTGAAGTACAGAAGATGGTTATTGCTGGTTCATTATTAAGATAG
- a CDS encoding electron transfer flavoprotein subunit beta/FixA family protein, whose translation MNIIVCIKQVPDTNEVRIDQEKGTLIRKGVPSIINPEDRNGLEEAIRIKEKNGAKITVISMGPSQAKVALREALAMGADEAILISDRAFAGSDTLATAYTLSQVIKEIGSYDLVFCGRQAIDGDTAQVGPQIAENLGIAQLTYVSELELSGEKVTAKRLLEDGYSKIESKLPLLVTVVADINQPRYPSIRGIVDAHRKLTVTEWSVSDFTVDDERLGLHGSPTKVFKTFVPTHEKQGEILEGSPSEIVAKLSEKLKLEHII comes from the coding sequence ATGAATATTATTGTCTGTATTAAACAGGTACCAGATACAAATGAAGTACGCATTGATCAAGAAAAAGGTACTTTAATTAGAAAAGGTGTACCAAGTATTATTAATCCAGAAGACAGAAATGGTTTAGAAGAGGCTATTAGAATTAAAGAAAAGAATGGTGCTAAAATAACAGTTATTTCTATGGGACCCTCCCAGGCAAAAGTTGCTTTGCGGGAGGCATTAGCAATGGGAGCTGATGAGGCTATTTTGATTAGTGACCGTGCTTTTGCTGGTTCTGATACACTAGCTACTGCTTATACTCTAAGTCAGGTAATTAAAGAAATTGGTTCTTATGACCTTGTTTTCTGCGGGCGTCAGGCAATAGATGGTGATACAGCACAGGTAGGTCCCCAGATTGCGGAAAACCTAGGGATTGCCCAATTGACTTATGTTAGTGAACTGGAACTTAGTGGAGAAAAAGTAACAGCTAAACGTTTATTAGAAGATGGGTATAGTAAAATAGAAAGCAAATTACCCCTTCTGGTGACAGTTGTTGCTGATATTAATCAGCCAAGATATCCCTCAATTCGGGGAATAGTAGATGCTCATCGAAAATTAACAGTAACTGAGTGGTCTGTTTCAGATTTTACAGTAGATGATGAAAGACTGGGTTTACATGGATCACCCACCAAGGTTTTTAAGACTTTTGTGCCTACTCATGAAAAACAAGGTGAGATACTGGAGGGTTCACCATCAGAAATAGTAGCTAAATTAAGTGAAAAATTGAAGTTAGAGCATATAATTTAA
- a CDS encoding electron transfer flavoprotein subunit alpha/FixB family protein: MSNNVKKSKEDVSLYKGVWVLAEQRDSQLLSVSQELVSEGRKLADDLAVELTAVLLGFDLKEIGKELVAYGADRIIMVENQELKHYRTGPYARVVADLIKQYKPEIVLIGATHNGRDLAPRLSARLQTGLTADCTKLEIDPQKKILLQTRPAFGGNLMATIICPEHRPQMATVRPGVMVKEEPDYKRQGNIIEVSADLSKKDIMSVNKKEAQIIKMDSQLSREDLFTKITDIVKAASKAVNLEEAEIIVAGGRGVGSADGFEVIKELATTLGGEIGASRAVVDEGWIDKEHQVGQTGKTVHPKLYLACGISGAIQHRAGMQDSDIIIAINTDSAASIFEVCDYGIVGDLHEIVPLLNKAFQKVEVA, translated from the coding sequence ATGTCAAATAATGTTAAAAAAAGTAAAGAGGATGTGTCTTTATATAAGGGTGTTTGGGTTTTGGCCGAACAACGAGATAGTCAACTTTTAAGTGTTTCTCAAGAGTTGGTTAGTGAGGGTAGAAAATTGGCAGATGATCTTGCAGTTGAATTAACAGCAGTATTATTGGGCTTTGACCTAAAGGAGATAGGCAAAGAATTAGTAGCCTATGGGGCAGATAGGATTATTATGGTTGAAAATCAGGAATTAAAACACTATCGAACTGGTCCGTATGCCCGGGTGGTAGCTGATTTAATTAAGCAATATAAACCAGAAATAGTTTTAATTGGGGCAACTCATAATGGGAGGGATCTGGCTCCCCGTCTATCAGCTAGATTGCAGACTGGTTTAACAGCAGATTGTACTAAATTAGAAATTGACCCGCAAAAGAAAATTTTATTACAGACTCGTCCTGCCTTTGGTGGGAATCTAATGGCAACTATTATTTGCCCAGAGCACAGACCGCAGATGGCCACAGTGCGTCCTGGGGTTATGGTTAAGGAAGAACCAGATTACAAGCGCCAGGGGAATATAATAGAGGTTTCTGCTGATTTATCTAAAAAAGATATTATGTCTGTTAATAAAAAAGAAGCCCAGATTATTAAGATGGATTCTCAGTTGTCTAGAGAAGATTTATTTACTAAAATTACTGATATTGTTAAGGCAGCCAGTAAAGCAGTCAATCTAGAAGAGGCTGAGATAATTGTTGCTGGTGGACGAGGGGTTGGTTCTGCTGATGGGTTTGAGGTAATTAAAGAGTTGGCAACTACTTTAGGTGGAGAGATTGGTGCATCCCGTGCTGTTGTTGATGAGGGTTGGATTGATAAAGAACATCAGGTAGGTCAGACTGGTAAGACTGTTCATCCCAAACTATATCTAGCCTGTGGAATATCTGGGGCTATCCAGCATCGGGCTGGTATGCAGGATTCTGATATTATTATTGCTATTAATACTGATTCAGCTGCCTCGATCTTTGAAGTCTGTGATTATGGTATTGTTGGGGATTTACATGAGATAGTGCCTCTGTTAAATAAGGCGTTTCAAAAAGTTGAAGTTGCTTAA
- a CDS encoding 3-hydroxybutyryl-CoA dehydrogenase → MKKIGIVGAGTMGSGIAQTIAQSGYEVILRDIEQDFVDQGLAKIEKNLARSVQKERISAAEKDAVSGRITGTTELSKLADADLIIEAITEQMEIKKRVFQELDELCSPETILASNTSALSITEIATTTKRPDKVLGIHFFNPVPVMKLVELIKSITTAEETFNKAKEFVEKIGKTPVEVNEAPGFVVNRILIPMINEAAFILYEGIAKVDEIDTAMKLGANHPLGPLALGDLVGLDVCLAIMETLYNEFGDSKYRPCPLLRKKVRAGHLGRKTGRGFFEYN, encoded by the coding sequence ATGAAAAAGATCGGAATTGTAGGAGCAGGTACGATGGGTAGTGGTATTGCTCAGACAATAGCTCAAAGTGGTTATGAGGTTATTTTGAGAGATATTGAACAAGATTTTGTTGATCAGGGCTTAGCTAAGATAGAGAAAAACCTGGCTCGTAGTGTCCAGAAAGAAAGAATAAGTGCTGCTGAAAAGGATGCTGTCTCGGGGAGAATTACTGGTACAACAGAATTGTCTAAATTAGCTGATGCTGACCTGATTATTGAGGCAATAACCGAGCAGATGGAGATTAAAAAAAGGGTTTTTCAGGAGTTAGATGAATTGTGTTCTCCAGAGACAATTCTGGCCAGTAATACCTCTGCCTTAAGTATTACAGAGATTGCCACTACTACTAAACGCCCTGATAAGGTTTTAGGAATCCATTTCTTTAATCCAGTACCAGTAATGAAACTAGTAGAATTAATCAAGAGTATAACTACTGCTGAGGAGACTTTTAATAAGGCTAAAGAATTTGTTGAAAAGATTGGTAAAACCCCAGTTGAGGTCAATGAAGCACCTGGTTTTGTAGTTAATCGTATTTTAATACCGATGATTAATGAAGCTGCCTTTATTCTATATGAAGGAATAGCGAAAGTAGATGAGATTGATACAGCTATGAAGTTAGGGGCTAATCATCCCTTAGGACCACTGGCCCTGGGTGATCTGGTTGGTCTGGATGTCTGTCTGGCTATTATGGAAACACTTTATAATGAATTCGGTGACAGTAAATATCGCCCCTGTCCTTTATTGCGGAAAAAAGTCAGGGCAGGTCACTTAGGTAGGAAGACAGGTAGAGGTTTTTTTGAGTATAATTAA
- a CDS encoding enoyl-CoA hydratase-related protein, producing the protein MAYQNLILEIEDKLAVLKINRPRALNALNSELLGEMAQAISELENNSDVKAIIITGEGNKAFVAGADIAEMKEMNEREAEDFARKGQGVFTMLEQSAKPVIAAVNGFALGGGNELALACDIRMASSKAKFGQPEVGLGIIAGFGGTQRLTKIVGPASAKEILFTGEMIDAAEALRIGLVNHVVPVEDDLLAKARELAEKVVKNAPVAIELTKKAVNYAVTADIDTGLEHECSSFAKCFKTEDQKNGMAAFLNKEKVVFKGK; encoded by the coding sequence ATAGCTTATCAAAATTTGATTTTAGAAATAGAGGATAAATTAGCTGTACTTAAGATCAATCGTCCCCGGGCTTTAAATGCCCTAAATAGTGAATTACTAGGGGAGATGGCCCAGGCAATAAGTGAATTAGAAAATAATTCTGATGTTAAGGCTATAATTATTACTGGTGAAGGTAATAAGGCTTTTGTGGCTGGAGCAGATATTGCTGAGATGAAGGAGATGAATGAAAGAGAGGCAGAGGATTTTGCCCGGAAGGGGCAGGGGGTATTTACTATGCTGGAGCAAAGTGCTAAACCAGTGATTGCAGCAGTAAATGGCTTTGCCCTGGGCGGGGGCAATGAACTGGCCTTAGCCTGTGATATTAGAATGGCCAGCAGTAAAGCGAAATTTGGTCAGCCAGAGGTAGGTTTGGGTATTATAGCAGGTTTTGGCGGTACTCAGCGTTTAACCAAGATTGTCGGTCCTGCCTCTGCTAAAGAAATATTATTTACTGGAGAGATGATAGATGCAGCTGAGGCCTTGCGTATTGGTTTAGTCAATCATGTAGTCCCTGTTGAAGATGATTTACTTGCTAAAGCCAGGGAACTGGCCGAAAAAGTAGTTAAAAATGCCCCTGTGGCCATTGAATTGACTAAAAAAGCAGTAAATTATGCTGTAACAGCTGATATTGATACTGGTCTGGAACATGAGTGTTCTTCTTTTGCCAAATGTTTTAAAACAGAAGATCAGAAGAATGGTATGGCTGCTTTTTTAAATAAAGAAAAGGTGGTTTTTAAAGGCAAATAA